The following coding sequences lie in one Vanacampus margaritifer isolate UIUO_Vmar chromosome 16, RoL_Vmar_1.0, whole genome shotgun sequence genomic window:
- the arhgef12b gene encoding rho guanine nucleotide exchange factor 12 isoform X1, whose protein sequence is MSATQTTLADRTPSILNKEPPERKPKKDKCGVSLKQDFDPTGLVQRCVIIQRDENGFGLTVSGDNPVFVQLVKEDGAAMRAGVQTGDRIIKVNGTLVTQSNHTEVVKLIKSGSYVALTVLGRPPGLPQIHLDEEDQDTPDEEEERLQNWPDGEPRGSATCRPETHSHFPLDAVGSLVFGGTESERNGSLSSPGDDVSDGLISNSATDAPGGQCVAGGPPHLLHPQIIGAEDDYFDSQQEQMDERCSVFQSFDSLKCRPAHLAVFLHHVVSQFDPAPLLCFLFADIHKQTSGKESRRFFMEFHALFVERAANLKVPVPDAVAAEADKRRLEFVPEEVCKQYTQSLQDSLMPDLHKNLDDFRQKRSMGLTLAEDELSRLDADADWERECSCAEHVLAKIDDILSTSQPSEEEKCQTMQYVILTYMKHLGVKVKEPRGLEHKRARINFLPKMKKSIKADKEGEEKVKRPRFPNILVPPRRLSRVDSTSAGKAAELNKQRSPKLVSQASFGVPEPPDWSPSNSGRMRGNRLSEGSDVFGASSAHSSPTAAASDASGHDSDSNTSPSCVQPRLGEVLLCGDQQDGVCGPASTRFDFTPSDLDHLQEEGDADAFRMEVSNAADVPSEDEQACEAAGEDEPLNWQSLVSRHVLAALAPQEIKRQEVINELFCTERAHLRMLKVLDGVFYQRLSRDAILPPDDVKSIFTNLEDVVELHVSLTEQMAAIRKRSETFVIGQIGEDLLAWFSGEEEDKIRRAVATFCSNQPSALELIKSKKKDPRFTVFMQAAESNRRCRRLQLKDIMPAEMQRATKYPLLLDKIAKYTEDAEEAEKVKKAAECCRQILKHVNQALKEAENKQRLLDYQRRLDISSLKANENPLIAELRNLDLTKRKMVHEGPLSWKVNKDKRIDLYSLLLEDVLVLLQKQDERLLLKFHSKNAAGAAESKLSFSPVVKLATVLVRPVATNKKSFFVLSMSENGAQIYELTAHSVSDQRTWQCLITQCAESMKANARQSGATPATPTPGEQDALQIIDGELDKPNKDGGDMSDSSDIAAPPAPNPFDGIKSEDEDEAEEGEEPEEGEEPEEGEEPEEGAASVDEKEEEEREVDEEELEAFLDAQLEDEDEAEAQASSSSLNSPSSSSKAEEALRTLALLKQLLFKHMTTDHPEEETASSSSSPRPPSPSPAGGHDLRTQRNGAADPGVACQVDQDVDQDQDQDQDHTAVDGVDMSKLLSSENGGRRNLNRRLMTHLRLLQADLQYLKEVELKYTRLLTVPGGTPGGTASGTASGTASGTPGGTPGGTPGGTASGTPAHWDNAAFGWRSSSFSDLPTHG, encoded by the exons ATGAGTGCAACACAGACGACACTCGCCGATAG GACTCCGAGCATTCTCAACAAGGAGCCTCCAGAGAGGAAGCCAAAGAAGGACAAATGCGGCGTCTCACTCAAGCAGGACTTTGACCCCACTG GCCTTGTCCAGCGGTGCGTGATCATCCAGAGAGACGAAAATGGTTTTGGACTGACGGTGAGCGGCGACAACCCCGTGTTTGTGCAGCTGGTCAAGGAAG ACGGCGCCGCCATGCGAGCGGGGGTCCAAACTGGCGATCGAATCATTAAg GTTAACGGGACCTTAGTTACACAATCGAACCACACGGAGGTTGTAAAGCTGATCAAAT CCGGTTCCTACGTAGCGCTGACGGTGCTGGGCAGACCACCGGGTCTTCCTCAGATCCACCTGGACGAGGAGGACCAAGACACGCCGGATGAGGAGGAAGAACGGCTGCAAAATTGGCCGGATGGGGAGCCACGTGGCAGCGCCACCTGTAGGCCTGAAACGCACTCGCACTTTCCGCTTGATGCG GTTGGATCGCTGGTCTTCGGGGGCACAGAAAGTGAGCGCAACGGAAGCTTGTCATCACCGGGCGACGACGTTAGCGACGGGCTAATTAGCAACAGCGCTACG GACGCGCCCGGCGGCCAGTGCGTGGCAGGCGGTCCGCCGCACCTCCTCCACCCGCAGATCATCGGCGCCGAAGACGACTACTTTGACTCTCAGCAGGAGCAG atGGACGAGCGCTGCAGCGTCTTCCAGAGCTTCGACTCGCTCAAGTGTCGTCCCGCCCACCTGGCCGTCTTCCTCCATCATGTTGTTTCGCAGTTTGACCCCGCCCCCTTG TTGTGCTTCTTGTTCGCCGACATCCACAAACAAACCAGCGGCAAAGAAAGCCGGCGCTTTTTCATGGAATTTCACGCGCTCTTCGTGGAGCGAGCGGCG AATCTGAAGGTCCCGGTGCCGGACGCGGTCGCAGCTGAAGCGG ACAAGCGGCGGCTGGAGTTCGTCCCGGAGGAGGTTTGCAAGCAGTACACGCAAAGTCTGCAGGACTCGCTGATGCCGGACCTGCACAAGAACCTGGACGACTTCAG ACAGAAGCGCAGCATGGGTCTGACCCTGGCCGAGGACGAGCTGTCCCGGCTGGACGCCGACGCCGACTGGGAGCGGGAATGCTCGTGCGCCGAACACGTCCTGGCCAAGATCGACGACATCCT ATCAACATCTCAGCCCTCCGAGGAGGAAAAATg CCAAACCATGCAGTACGTCATCCTCACCTACATGAAGCATTTGGGCGTCAAAGTCAAGGAGCCTCGCGGCCTGGAACACAAACGAGCGCGCATCAACTTCCTGCCCAAGATGAAG AAGAGCATCAAAGCCGACAAGGAAGGCGAGGAGAAGGTGAAAAGGCCGCGCTTTCCCAACATCCTGGTCCCGCCGCGCCGTCTGAGCAGAGTGGACTCCACTTCAg CGGGCAAAGCCGCGGAGCTGAACAAGCAGCGTTCCCCGAAGCTGGTCTCGCAGGCGTCTTTCGGCGTCCCCGAGCCGCCCGACTGGTCCCCTTCAAATTCGGGAAGGATGCGCGGGAATCGCCTCAGCGAGGGTTCCGACGTCTTCGGCGCCTCGTCCGCGCACAGCTcgcccaccgccgccgcctcggACGCCAGCGGGCACGACTCGGACAGCA ACACGTCTCCATCGTGCGTCCAACCCCGACTGGGCGAGGTCTTGCTGTGCGGCGACCAGCAAGATGGCGTCTGCGGCCCCGCCAGTACGCGGTTTGACTTCACTCCTTCCGACCTGGACCACTTGCAAGAGGAGGGCGACGCCGACGCCTTCAG GATGGAGGTGAGCAACGCGGCGGACGTGCCGAGCGAGGACGAGCAAGCGTGCGAGGCGGCGGGCGAGGACGAGCCGCTCAACTGGCAGAGCCTGGTGAGCCGCCATGTTCTGGCCGCGCTGGCGCCGCAGGAGATCAAGAGGCAGGAAGTCATCAACG AGTTGTTCTGCACGGAGCGGGCCCACTTGCGCATGCTCAAGGTGTTGGACGGCGTGTTCTACCAGCGGCTGAGCCGGGACGCCATCTTGCCCCCGGACGACGTCAAGAGCATCTTCACCAACCTGGAGGACGTCGTCGAGCTGCACG TTTCCTTGACGGAGCAAATGGCGGCCATCAGGAAGAGGAGCGAGACGTTTGTCATTGGTCAGATCGGGGAGGATCTGTTGGCTTGG TTCAGCGGCGAGGAAGAGGACAAGATTCGCCGCGCGGTGGCAACGTTCTGCAGCAACCAACCGTCGGCGCTGGAGCTCATCAAGAGCAAGAAGAAGGACCCGAGGTTCACCGTGTTCATGCAG GCGGCCGAGAGCAACCGTCGGTGCCGCCGGCTGCAGCTGAAGGACATCATGCCGGCGGAAATGCAGCGAGCCACCAAGTATCCGCTTCTCTTGGACAAGATCGCCAAGTACACGG AGGACGCGGAGGAGGCGGAGAAGGTGAAAAAAGCGGCGGAATGCTGCCGGCAGATTCTCAAGCACGTCAACCAGGCGCTCAAAGAGGCCGAGAACAAGCAG AGGCTGCTGGACTATCAGAGACGCTTGGACATCTCGTCGCTAAAAGCCAACGAGAACCCGCTCATCGCCGAGCTGCGg AATTTGGACCTGACCAAGAGGAAGATGGTCCACGAGGGGCCGCTCTCATGGAAAGTCAACAAAGACAAACGGATCG ATCTGTACTCGCTGCTGCTGGAGGACGTTTTGGTGCTGTTGCAGAAGCAGGACGAGCGGCTGCTGCTCAAGTTCCACAGCAAGAACGCGGCCGGCGCCGCCGAGTCCAAGCTCAGCTTCAGCCCGGTGGTCAAACTGGCCACCGTCCTCGTCAGACCCGTGGCCACCA ACAAAAAGTCCTTCTTCGTGCTGTCCATGTCGGAAAACGGGGCGCAGATCTACGAGCTGACGGCCCACAGCGTGTCCGACCAGAGGAC GTGGCAATGTCTGATCACGCAGTGCGCCGAGTCCATGAAGGCCAACGCGCGTCAGAGCGGCGCCACGCCAGCCACGCCCACTCC AGGTGAGCAAGACGCCTTGCAGATCATCGACGGCGAGTTGGACAAGCCCAACAAAGATGGCGGCGACATGTCGG ACTCGTCTGACATCGCGGCCCCTCCCGCGCCAAACCCCTTTGACGGCATCAAGTCGGAGGACGAGGATGAGGccgaggagggggaggagcctgaggagggggaggagcctgaggagggggaggagcctGAGGAGGGGGCGGCGTCGGTGGAcgagaaagaggaagaggagcgcGAGGTGGACGAGGAAGAGCTGGAGGCTTTCCTGGACGCTCAGctggaggacgaggacgaggcgGAGGCGCAAGCGTCGTCCTCGTCTTTGAACTCTCCGTCCTCGTCCTCCAAAGCTGAAGAAGCTCTAAGGACGC TGGCGCTGCTGAAGCAGCTCCTCTTCAAGCACATGACCACGGACCACCCCGAGGAGGAGACggcgtcctcgtcctcgtccccGCGCCCGCCCAGCCCCTCGCCTGCCGGCGGCCATGACCTGCGGACCCAACGGAACG GCGCAGCGGACCCGGGCGTCGCTTGCCAGGTGGACCAGGACGTGGACCaggaccaggaccaggaccaggaccACACGGCGGTGGACGGCGTGGACATGAGCAAGCTGCTGTCGTCGGAGAACGGCGGGAGACGGAACCTCAACAGACGCTTGATGACGCACCTGCGCCTCCTGCAGGCCGACCTGCAGTACCTCAAG GAAGTGGAGCTGAAGTACACGCGGCTGCTGACGGTGCCGGGCGGCACGCCGGGCGGCACGGCAAGCGGCACGGCAAGCGGCACGGCAAGCGGCACGCCGGGCGGCACGCCGGGCGGCACGCCGGGCGGCACGGCAAGCGGCACGCCGGCCCACTGGGACAACGCTGCGTTTGGTTGGCGCTCCTCGTCCTTTTCAGACCTTCCCACTCACGGCTAA
- the arhgef12b gene encoding rho guanine nucleotide exchange factor 12 isoform X4, with product MSATQTTLADRTPSILNKEPPERKPKKDKCGVSLKQDFDPTGLVQRCVIIQRDENGFGLTVSGDNPVFVQLVKEDGAAMRAGVQTGDRIIKVNGTLVTQSNHTEVVKLIKSGSYVALTVLGRPPGLPQIHLDEEDQDTPDEEEERLQNWPDGEPRGSATCRPETHSHFPLDAVGSLVFGGTESERNGSLSSPGDDVSDGLISNSATDAPGGQCVAGGPPHLLHPQIIGAEDDYFDSQQEQNLKVPVPDAVAAEADKRRLEFVPEEVCKQYTQSLQDSLMPDLHKNLDDFRQKRSMGLTLAEDELSRLDADADWERECSCAEHVLAKIDDILSTSQPSEEEKCQTMQYVILTYMKHLGVKVKEPRGLEHKRARINFLPKMKKSIKADKEGEEKVKRPRFPNILVPPRRLSRVDSTSAGKAAELNKQRSPKLVSQASFGVPEPPDWSPSNSGRMRGNRLSEGSDVFGASSAHSSPTAAASDASGHDSDSNTSPSCVQPRLGEVLLCGDQQDGVCGPASTRFDFTPSDLDHLQEEGDADAFRMEVSNAADVPSEDEQACEAAGEDEPLNWQSLVSRHVLAALAPQEIKRQEVINELFCTERAHLRMLKVLDGVFYQRLSRDAILPPDDVKSIFTNLEDVVELHVSLTEQMAAIRKRSETFVIGQIGEDLLAWFSGEEEDKIRRAVATFCSNQPSALELIKSKKKDPRFTVFMQAAESNRRCRRLQLKDIMPAEMQRATKYPLLLDKIAKYTEDAEEAEKVKKAAECCRQILKHVNQALKEAENKQRLLDYQRRLDISSLKANENPLIAELRNLDLTKRKMVHEGPLSWKVNKDKRIDLYSLLLEDVLVLLQKQDERLLLKFHSKNAAGAAESKLSFSPVVKLATVLVRPVATNKKSFFVLSMSENGAQIYELTAHSVSDQRTWQCLITQCAESMKANARQSGATPATPTPGEQDALQIIDGELDKPNKDGGDMSDSSDIAAPPAPNPFDGIKSEDEDEAEEGEEPEEGEEPEEGEEPEEGAASVDEKEEEEREVDEEELEAFLDAQLEDEDEAEAQASSSSLNSPSSSSKAEEALRTLALLKQLLFKHMTTDHPEEETASSSSSPRPPSPSPAGGHDLRTQRNGAADPGVACQVDQDVDQDQDQDQDHTAVDGVDMSKLLSSENGGRRNLNRRLMTHLRLLQADLQYLKEVELKYTRLLTVPGGTPGGTASGTASGTASGTPGGTPGGTPGGTASGTPAHWDNAAFGWRSSSFSDLPTHG from the exons ATGAGTGCAACACAGACGACACTCGCCGATAG GACTCCGAGCATTCTCAACAAGGAGCCTCCAGAGAGGAAGCCAAAGAAGGACAAATGCGGCGTCTCACTCAAGCAGGACTTTGACCCCACTG GCCTTGTCCAGCGGTGCGTGATCATCCAGAGAGACGAAAATGGTTTTGGACTGACGGTGAGCGGCGACAACCCCGTGTTTGTGCAGCTGGTCAAGGAAG ACGGCGCCGCCATGCGAGCGGGGGTCCAAACTGGCGATCGAATCATTAAg GTTAACGGGACCTTAGTTACACAATCGAACCACACGGAGGTTGTAAAGCTGATCAAAT CCGGTTCCTACGTAGCGCTGACGGTGCTGGGCAGACCACCGGGTCTTCCTCAGATCCACCTGGACGAGGAGGACCAAGACACGCCGGATGAGGAGGAAGAACGGCTGCAAAATTGGCCGGATGGGGAGCCACGTGGCAGCGCCACCTGTAGGCCTGAAACGCACTCGCACTTTCCGCTTGATGCG GTTGGATCGCTGGTCTTCGGGGGCACAGAAAGTGAGCGCAACGGAAGCTTGTCATCACCGGGCGACGACGTTAGCGACGGGCTAATTAGCAACAGCGCTACG GACGCGCCCGGCGGCCAGTGCGTGGCAGGCGGTCCGCCGCACCTCCTCCACCCGCAGATCATCGGCGCCGAAGACGACTACTTTGACTCTCAGCAGGAGCAG AATCTGAAGGTCCCGGTGCCGGACGCGGTCGCAGCTGAAGCGG ACAAGCGGCGGCTGGAGTTCGTCCCGGAGGAGGTTTGCAAGCAGTACACGCAAAGTCTGCAGGACTCGCTGATGCCGGACCTGCACAAGAACCTGGACGACTTCAG ACAGAAGCGCAGCATGGGTCTGACCCTGGCCGAGGACGAGCTGTCCCGGCTGGACGCCGACGCCGACTGGGAGCGGGAATGCTCGTGCGCCGAACACGTCCTGGCCAAGATCGACGACATCCT ATCAACATCTCAGCCCTCCGAGGAGGAAAAATg CCAAACCATGCAGTACGTCATCCTCACCTACATGAAGCATTTGGGCGTCAAAGTCAAGGAGCCTCGCGGCCTGGAACACAAACGAGCGCGCATCAACTTCCTGCCCAAGATGAAG AAGAGCATCAAAGCCGACAAGGAAGGCGAGGAGAAGGTGAAAAGGCCGCGCTTTCCCAACATCCTGGTCCCGCCGCGCCGTCTGAGCAGAGTGGACTCCACTTCAg CGGGCAAAGCCGCGGAGCTGAACAAGCAGCGTTCCCCGAAGCTGGTCTCGCAGGCGTCTTTCGGCGTCCCCGAGCCGCCCGACTGGTCCCCTTCAAATTCGGGAAGGATGCGCGGGAATCGCCTCAGCGAGGGTTCCGACGTCTTCGGCGCCTCGTCCGCGCACAGCTcgcccaccgccgccgcctcggACGCCAGCGGGCACGACTCGGACAGCA ACACGTCTCCATCGTGCGTCCAACCCCGACTGGGCGAGGTCTTGCTGTGCGGCGACCAGCAAGATGGCGTCTGCGGCCCCGCCAGTACGCGGTTTGACTTCACTCCTTCCGACCTGGACCACTTGCAAGAGGAGGGCGACGCCGACGCCTTCAG GATGGAGGTGAGCAACGCGGCGGACGTGCCGAGCGAGGACGAGCAAGCGTGCGAGGCGGCGGGCGAGGACGAGCCGCTCAACTGGCAGAGCCTGGTGAGCCGCCATGTTCTGGCCGCGCTGGCGCCGCAGGAGATCAAGAGGCAGGAAGTCATCAACG AGTTGTTCTGCACGGAGCGGGCCCACTTGCGCATGCTCAAGGTGTTGGACGGCGTGTTCTACCAGCGGCTGAGCCGGGACGCCATCTTGCCCCCGGACGACGTCAAGAGCATCTTCACCAACCTGGAGGACGTCGTCGAGCTGCACG TTTCCTTGACGGAGCAAATGGCGGCCATCAGGAAGAGGAGCGAGACGTTTGTCATTGGTCAGATCGGGGAGGATCTGTTGGCTTGG TTCAGCGGCGAGGAAGAGGACAAGATTCGCCGCGCGGTGGCAACGTTCTGCAGCAACCAACCGTCGGCGCTGGAGCTCATCAAGAGCAAGAAGAAGGACCCGAGGTTCACCGTGTTCATGCAG GCGGCCGAGAGCAACCGTCGGTGCCGCCGGCTGCAGCTGAAGGACATCATGCCGGCGGAAATGCAGCGAGCCACCAAGTATCCGCTTCTCTTGGACAAGATCGCCAAGTACACGG AGGACGCGGAGGAGGCGGAGAAGGTGAAAAAAGCGGCGGAATGCTGCCGGCAGATTCTCAAGCACGTCAACCAGGCGCTCAAAGAGGCCGAGAACAAGCAG AGGCTGCTGGACTATCAGAGACGCTTGGACATCTCGTCGCTAAAAGCCAACGAGAACCCGCTCATCGCCGAGCTGCGg AATTTGGACCTGACCAAGAGGAAGATGGTCCACGAGGGGCCGCTCTCATGGAAAGTCAACAAAGACAAACGGATCG ATCTGTACTCGCTGCTGCTGGAGGACGTTTTGGTGCTGTTGCAGAAGCAGGACGAGCGGCTGCTGCTCAAGTTCCACAGCAAGAACGCGGCCGGCGCCGCCGAGTCCAAGCTCAGCTTCAGCCCGGTGGTCAAACTGGCCACCGTCCTCGTCAGACCCGTGGCCACCA ACAAAAAGTCCTTCTTCGTGCTGTCCATGTCGGAAAACGGGGCGCAGATCTACGAGCTGACGGCCCACAGCGTGTCCGACCAGAGGAC GTGGCAATGTCTGATCACGCAGTGCGCCGAGTCCATGAAGGCCAACGCGCGTCAGAGCGGCGCCACGCCAGCCACGCCCACTCC AGGTGAGCAAGACGCCTTGCAGATCATCGACGGCGAGTTGGACAAGCCCAACAAAGATGGCGGCGACATGTCGG ACTCGTCTGACATCGCGGCCCCTCCCGCGCCAAACCCCTTTGACGGCATCAAGTCGGAGGACGAGGATGAGGccgaggagggggaggagcctgaggagggggaggagcctgaggagggggaggagcctGAGGAGGGGGCGGCGTCGGTGGAcgagaaagaggaagaggagcgcGAGGTGGACGAGGAAGAGCTGGAGGCTTTCCTGGACGCTCAGctggaggacgaggacgaggcgGAGGCGCAAGCGTCGTCCTCGTCTTTGAACTCTCCGTCCTCGTCCTCCAAAGCTGAAGAAGCTCTAAGGACGC TGGCGCTGCTGAAGCAGCTCCTCTTCAAGCACATGACCACGGACCACCCCGAGGAGGAGACggcgtcctcgtcctcgtccccGCGCCCGCCCAGCCCCTCGCCTGCCGGCGGCCATGACCTGCGGACCCAACGGAACG GCGCAGCGGACCCGGGCGTCGCTTGCCAGGTGGACCAGGACGTGGACCaggaccaggaccaggaccaggaccACACGGCGGTGGACGGCGTGGACATGAGCAAGCTGCTGTCGTCGGAGAACGGCGGGAGACGGAACCTCAACAGACGCTTGATGACGCACCTGCGCCTCCTGCAGGCCGACCTGCAGTACCTCAAG GAAGTGGAGCTGAAGTACACGCGGCTGCTGACGGTGCCGGGCGGCACGCCGGGCGGCACGGCAAGCGGCACGGCAAGCGGCACGGCAAGCGGCACGCCGGGCGGCACGCCGGGCGGCACGCCGGGCGGCACGGCAAGCGGCACGCCGGCCCACTGGGACAACGCTGCGTTTGGTTGGCGCTCCTCGTCCTTTTCAGACCTTCCCACTCACGGCTAA